Part of the Aquimarina sp. TRL1 genome, AAGCATCAGAAGTTGCTGTAAAAGCACAAGAAAGAGCCTATGAATATGCAAAAGACAGGTATGATGTAGGACTTACCAATGCATTTGACTTTAGCCAGTCAAAATTTAGATTGGAAGATGCCCAGAGTAAAGCCGTAAGAGCTAAGTTTGATTATATTTTTAAATTAAAGGTATTAGAGCTGTATTTTGGTGTGAAGGTAGCTGATATAAAACTTTGATCAATAATTCTTTAATAGCGATATAAGAGACGTAATTTACAAAACAAAAGAGCTATGAGTAGAAAGACTATTATATTTATTTCGGTGTTAATTATTATCCTGATAGGCGGACTTGTCTATGGAAAAAAAGCAGGATGGTTCGGTAAAAATGGGAACTATAAGGAAGTAGAAATAACCAAGATAGAGAAAATTGATATTGTTGAGACGGTGGCGGCTACAGGGAAAATTCAACCTGAAGTAGAAGTGAAATTGTCATCAGAAGTATCCGGAGAGATTATCGAATTGCCTATCAAAGAAGGACAACAAGTTAAAAAGGGAGACTTGCTGGTTCGGATTAACCCGGATATTATCCAGTCAGGTCTAAACCGATCTCAAGCTTCTCTACAAAATGTAAAAGCTAACTTAAGACAAACGGAGGCAAGCCTGAAGGAGGCAAAATATAATTATGATCGAAATAAAGCGCTTTTTGAAAAAGGAGTGATTTCTAAATCAGAATGGGATAGAGTGGTTTCTGCTTATGAAGTTGCTGAGGCGACTAAGCAATCTGCATTTTATAATGTAAGAAGTGCTCAGGCTACAGTAAATGAAGCAAAAGATAATTTGAATAGAACAACTATTTATGCTCCTATGTCTGGTACAGTCTCTAAGCTTAATGTAGAACTAGGGGAACGTGTGGTAGGAACTCAGCAAATGGCTGGTACTGAGATTATGAGGATTGCAGATCTTAATAACATGGAAGTAGAGGTGGATGTGAATGAGAATGATATTGTAAAAATTTCTGTTGGAGATTCTACAGAGGTAGAAGTAGATGCATATCTGAAAAAACAGTTTAAAGGATTGGTTACAGAGATTGCAAATTCAGCCGAAAACGCCTTGAGTTCAGACCAGGTTACTAACTTTAAGGTAAAAGTTCGAATTCTGGAAAAATCATATAAAGATTTATTGGAAGGAAAACCAGCACATTATTCTCCGTTCAGACCAGGGATGACTGCTACAGTAGATGTTATTACTAATAAAAGAGAATCGATTGTTGGAGTACCTATTAGTGCCATTGTTATAAAAAACGATACTTCTTCTACAAGAAAAAAGGTTGTCAAGGAAAGCAAAGTTGACGAGGATCAGAAATTTGAGTGTGTCTTTGTTAAAAAAGGAGAAAAAGCGACATTACGCGTAATAGAAACGGGCATTCAGGATAATAGCAATATAGAGATTCTAAAAGGGTTATCAGAAGGTGAGGAGGTGATTACAGGACCATATAATGTAGTGACTAAGACATTAAAGACAGGAGATAAGGTGCAGGCGAAGAAAAAGGGAAAAGAATCTGAAGATTAAAAAATGAAGATTTGATTATAAGGCTGTATATTTGCCTAAATTTTTAGGGAATATGGCCTATATCCTATGTATTGAAACATCGACGACCAACTGCTCCGTTGCAATTGCAAAAGATCATCAGATTGTAGCTGTTAAGGAAGATTACAGCAACCAATACTCTCATGCAGAGCGATTGCATCTATTTATAGAAGATGTAATCGCAACAGCATCTATTTCTATAAATGCTCTTGATGCAATTGCAGTCAGTAAAGGTCCAGGGTCTTATACCGGCCTTCGAATAGGAGTATCTGCTGCAAAAGGATTAGCATATGCTTTAAATATTCCTATGATTTCTATTCCTACCCTCACATCACTTGCTAAACAGGTACAAGCTAATGAAGGTTATGTCGTTCCTATGCTAGATGCCAGACGTATGGAAGTGTATTCAGCAGTGTTTTCTGGTGTTTCTTATGAAGAAGTAAGAACTACAAAGGCTGAAATATTAACTACAGATTCATTTGTATCCTTTTTAGAGGAGGAGAATCAGGTAGTGTTTATTGGTAATGGTGTAGCTAAATTCAAAGATATCTGTACAGCATCCAATGCAACTTTTATCTGTGATAAACTTCCTTCTGCAAGAGAAATGTGTCAATTAGCCTATGATAAATATAAAGCAAAAGACTTTGAAGATGTTGCTTACTTCGAACCGTACTATTTAAAAGATTTTGTAGCAGGTTAATTAATTGCTTTTATTGACGATCAGACTTCGATTAGAAGAGTCTTCACTGTTTTTTAATGCATTATACTTAGCTACAAACTGAATTAAGTCTTCTTCTTTTTTTAGCTTAATCTTTTCTGACTTCATGTATTTTTTCAAGGCATCTCCATGGTCTTCTAAAGTTGCTAAAATTTCGGATTTATCAAGCGATAGCTCCATGATGACTCCGTTTTCTTCCAGATAATAAGTCCTGATAGTTTTGAGCCTTCCAGGTTCTGGAGTAGAGGTCATAATTCTGGAAGCGCTTTCAGGTTCTGTTATTTTAAGCGTAAATTTCTTATAAATACTATAATTTTCATTCATTTGAACTAAAACATAATATCCTTTTCTTTCTAATCCTCTTTGATTTACAAAATCACAATAGTAAAAATAATCCCCGTCTATTCGGGCATGAACTGTAGGAGATTTTGTTACGTGATATAGTTCGTCCTGAGATTTATATTCTAAAATATCCAGATAGATATTATATCGCAATTTGGTGTCAAAAGTACCGGATTTTTCATGTATAACACTTGCATCTTTAAAACTAGAGCTGGTAAAGATTGATCCGTTATAATCATCAAACATGGTTACTCTTTCGGAGGGCTCAACTAGGGATTTGGGGAGCTGTGCGAGGACAACTGTGGAGGTGAAAAAAAGTAGATAGGGTAGAAATTTTATCATAACACATTCAATTTAAGGTCTTTGAATATAATGAAATAATCTGTAAAATACAAAAAACACGTACTTTCTTTATGTGTTTTTCACCCAAGAAAGACGTGTTTTTCGAAAAAAAGATGTAAATACAATCGTTCGATATTTGTTAATTATCCCTTTTTTATTGTATTGTAGAAAGCGATTAGTTGAACCAAGTCATCTTCTTTTTTAAACTTTAATTTTTCTTTTTTAATAAAGCTTTTTAATGCGTCTCTGTGTTTATAAGGAAAGGCAGAAACGACCTTGCTTTTATGTTGAATAACCTCTTTTACTTCATCATTGATTTCAAGAAAATAGTTTTTGATGTTTTTAAATTTTGCTGGGCTGGCAGGATGATATGATGTCTTTGCTTTTGTAGCAGGGATGTATTCTTTTGATAATTTATAAAATACAGGGGTTTCAGGTTCTTTTATTAAGAAACCTTCTGAGTTGTTATTAGCAATCGTTGTGAATTGTTTTAAATGGTATTCTTTGTCATTTAGAATGACAATAATATTCGGGTTCTTTATTAGGTTGCTAACGTCCTCTCCAGTGTTTTCTTTTTTAACTTCTATTTCATCAGAATAGGCATTATATCTTAAAAAAGCTTTAATCTTTTGTCCAGAGATTTTATGAAAAATAGTTCCTATTTGAAAATCATTTGATTCATAAGGAGATCCTTGCACATTCTTTAAATTTACATCTTTTAAGTTTTTTAATGTTACATAATGATGAGAAATCATATCAAGTAATGTTCTGGTTCGAGTAGCTGTGTCTTGTGAAATCCCATTAAAACTTATTGATAAAAATAGGGATAAAAGTAATATGTTTTTTTTCATGTTTTTAATTGTTTGATAAGCAGAAATATAGTGATTTTTTGCTAATTGTTGTTTTCGATCAGGGAAACAGCTTCGTCTACACTCTCTACGGGTAATTTACAGGTGTTTTGTACACATACGAAAATAAAAGTATCTTCTCCTATATACCGGTCTTTTAAAAGAGGCATATCAGATGGAGAATCAGAAACAGCTAATAACTTATTAGGAATATAATGACGATTCAATACAGGGAGCTTATTTGATGCTTGTGGACCTGATATGACAACTTCGTAAAAGTCGTATGTGTAATTCAGCATTACATCTAGCCAATTGGAATATCCAGAAGGGTATTCTTCTATTTTTGGTAAGATTGTCTGAATCATTTTGGTACTGATTACATTGTATTTTTTTTGATCTAAATAATGAGATAGTAAAAACAAATTCTTAGCCATAATGGAATTAGAACTTGGGATTACATTGTCTGTGTAGTCAATAGTTCTGGAGATTAGTTTTGGGTCTTTGTCAGACGTAAAATAAAATAATGTTGTTTCCGCATCATAAAAATGGGTCAGAGTATATTCAGCCAGTTTTTGAGATGTAAAGAGCCATTCGTTTTCTGCGGTTATTTGATATAATTGAATATATGCTTCGATAACTGAGGCGTAATCTTCTAAGTATCCGTTAATAGAACTAACCCCATTTTTGTAATTATGGAATAGAGAAAAATCTTTTTTTAGTAAGTGTTTTTTTATGAAGTTCGCATTTTTGACAGCAGCATCCAAAAACTTTTTTTCACCAAAAACACGGTAAGCATCCACATATCCTTTAATCATTAAAGCATTCCATGAGGTAAGTGTCTTGTCATCCAGACGAGGTCTTTTGCGTTTGTTTCGATAGGAGAGAAGAAGGCTTTTCCATTGCAAAACAGCTTGGTCGAGTTCTTGTATACTCATGTTTTGTTGTTGAGCAAACAAGGAATCATTTTCATTTTTGATCAGGACATATTTATTCTCTTCCCAGATTCCATAGGAGTTAATGTTATAGTACTTGGCAAAAATATCATACTCTTCTTTTAGAAGTGATTTTAGTTCATCTTTCTTCCATACATAGAAAGCCCCTTCTTCTAGTTCTTGCTGGGGAGTCATACTATCTGCATCTAATGAAGAGAAAAAGGCTCCTTCCTCATTTGTAAGTTCGTTTGATACAAATTCTAAGGTTTCATATACCACTGTTTTGTACCAGGAATCTTTAGTTGCCAGATATGCATCTGCATATAGACTTACGAGTTGTGCGTTGTCATAGAGCATTTTTTCAAAATGAGGTACATGCCACTTCTCATCCGTAGAATACCTGGAGAAACCTCCCCCTATATGATCATAGACTCCTCCATATGACATTTTGGAAAGGGTATTTAAGGTATACTTAAGTAGACTGCTGTCTTTTTTTTGGTGTGCATATCTCAATAAAAAATGATAGTTGTTAGGCATCATGAACTTTGGGCTTTTTTTAATCCCTCCCAGTGTATGATCAAATAAAGTGCTCCAGGAATCTACCGCTTTTTGTATAAAGGCTTTATCAAAGGTAGTATCTGTTGTGTTATCAGGGATCAGATCCATTGTTTTTATGCCCTGTTCTAATTTATCAGCATATTCATATAATTTAGCAGGCTCTTTTTGATAAACGTCGACAATCTTTTCCAGAGAAGTGAGCCAGCTTTCTTTGGGGAAATATGTTCCTCCCCATATTGGTCTTCCATCGGGAAGTGCAATTACATTTAGAGGCCATCCCCCGCTTCCTGTCATTAATTGTACTGCTTTCATATAGATTTGATCTATATCCGGGCGTTCTTCCCGGTCGATTTTGATAGCAATAAAGTTTTTATTCATGAGTTCAGCGACCTCTTTGTTTTCAAAACTTTCTTCTTCCATAACGTGGCACCAGTGGCAGGCTGCATATCCTACACTAATAATAATTAATTTGTTTTCTTCCCTGGCTTTGGTTAGTGCTGTATTGTTCCACGGTTTCCAGTTTACGGGGTTGTGCGCATGCTGTAGAAGATAAGGACTAGTTTCGTGTATGAGGTCATTAGTGTATAGCGGTTCTGTTATCGTACTCTTTTTCTGATCAGAGCAATTGCTTAACAGCATAATCAGAAGAATTAAAAAGAGTTTTTCTAGGAGAAGATTGATATTCATATGCCTTGGATGTCATTGATATTGAAATCCTCTAAAATATAAAAAGCATCTCAGACTATGAGATGCTTTTTAAAAAAGAAACAGTATCTTTTTTTATTTTACTTCAAAAGAAATCTTAAGATTTACTCTGAATTCAGTTACTTCATTATCATTAACAACAACACTCTGTTCCGCTACATATGCAGAACGGATGTTTTTAACTGATTTTGCAGCTTGTTTTACTGCTTGTTTGGTAGCATCTTCCCAGCTTTTTTCTGAGTTAGCCAATACTTCAATTACTTTAACAATTGCCATTATTGTCTTTTTTTTATGGTTAATAAACTAGTATACAGTTTCTAAGATACAACATACTGTGCTTTATTAAAAAAAAGGCAAGTGTTCTTTTTAGTATTTAATCGATGTAATGACGAATATGTCGTTTAATTACCCGTTTACAGCTTCGACATGAGATACTTTATCTCGTAACATTTCTTTTAGCATATTCTCAATACCGTTTTTTAGAGTAAAAGTAGAAGAAGGACATCCGCTACACGCCCCCTGAAGAATAACTTTTACAACTTTACTTTCCGGATTGTAAGAATCAAATAAAATATTACCCCCATCGTTTGCGACAGCAGGTTTTATATACTCGTCTATAATACTGATAATATCTTTTGAGGTTTCATCCAGGTTTTCGAAGTTGGTATCTTCTTTTTTCTCAATTTCTTTTTTGGAAATTGTAGCATTAGCAGTGAGTACTTCTTTTCCTTCTTCCAGATAATTTCTAATAAATTCCCGTAACTCCATTGTCACTTCATTCCAATCTGCTACTTCATATTTATTTATAGAAATATAGTTCTCATCTATATATACCTCTTTGACAAACGGGAAATGAAATAAAGCTTGTGCAAGAGGTGATTCACTTGTGTCGTCAATGCTCTTGAATTCATGGCCGGCGACGACTAACTTTTTATTCGCTACGAATTTCATCACTGAAGGATTTGGAGTACTTTCTGCATAGATGGAAACAGGGACTTTTTTCGCTTTCTTTTCTTGTTCTTCTATGATAACTTCCTGACCACTGTTTAAATATTTCTCAATTTGTTTAGCGACTTCATCCTGTATATCGATCCATTCTACGATGTTATATTTTTCAATTGCCACAAAGTTTTGAGCGATGAATACTTTTTTTACAAAGGGGAGATAAAATAACTGTTGTGCTAACGGAGAGTTTTTTGCATGGTCAATGTTTTCAAATTCATGACTTGTATGCTGGGTTAAAAAATAATTAGCTTCAAACTTAACAATATTGGAATTTGATGTAGGTTCTATTGTTACTTCAAAATTCTTTTCCATAATCTAATTTTTTGCAAATTTACTAAAAAGAGCTGCGGTTTTTATATTTATAGGGAATTATGAATTTTAAGATTTATATAACATACTACTTTGCGCTATTTTGACTACTATTGTATTGAAAAAGAATATAATTGGTTTTTAATAGTATCTGTACAGGGGCTGTTTTTTAAGAAAAAGTAAGGACTTAAAATAGAACAGCTAATAGCGTTAGAATTAGTTGTTATTAAAAATTTATATCTTTATCGCGATCACATGATACTTTTTAAAAATAAATAATTTGTAATTGTCTGTTAATCAAAAGTGGTTATGCACTTTTTGTTTATAGATGCCAAAAGAAATATTCTTACATAAAGTTAAAGAAGACACGTCCCAAAATGAATTTTAAAAAAACCTATTTATTTTTTGTATTGCTAGTTTCTCAAGTTGTGATTTCACAAGAGGGATTGCCAGTATATGCGGATTATTTATCAGATAATCTGTATTTAGTACATCCGGCAATGGCAGGAGCAGCAAATGCGAATAAGATACGACTAACAGCCAGAAAGCAATGGTTTGATGTTGATAATGCCCCTAATTTGCAAACAGCCAACTTTAATTTCAGAACCAGTGATAAAGTAGGTTTGGGAGGTACGATTTTTAAAGATGAAAACGGGAGGTTTTCCCAAACCGGTTTTTATGCGACTATGGCATATCATCTTCTTTTTTCTAGAGATAGGACAGACTTGAATATGTTATCTTTTGGTATGAATGCAGGGTTTATCCAATCGAATGTCGATTTGAGAGGACTAGATGATGTAACAAATCCAGATCCGGTAATTCTCGATCGTATTCAGAAAGATGCATATTTTAATGTAGATATAGGAATGTCATACAACTATTTAGAGTGGTATGCGCATTTTACAGTGAAGAATGTATTGCCAACTACCAGAAATATTTTTGATAATAATACGCCGATTAAGGAATCAAATAATCAAAGAAGATATTTGTTTTCTTTAGGTAGGCTTATAAATATAGGGACGCTTTGGGCGGTAGAACCTTCATTTATGTATATGGCGACGGATGAAACAGATGAACGTTCTATTGATATGAACCTAAAAGGGTATCGCAGTTTTGATTTTGGAAAATTATGGGCAGGGATATCATATCGTAGAAGCTTGGATGGTGCTGAGTTTTCTCAGGATGGAGTTTTGGTAGAGAATCAGCAATTACAATATATAACTCCATTTGTTGGGGCTAATTATAAGAAATTTATGTTTGGGTATACATATAGTTATCAAATGAACTCTGTAGTGCTCACCGATGGAGGATTTCATCAACTGACATTAGGATATGATTTTGGTAAGAGAAAAGAACGCTGGAATTGTAATTGTCCGGCAGTAAACTAAATATAAAAAAGGAGGCTTAGAAATAGCCTCCTTTTTTATTGGATTTACCAGGTAAATGATTTTTTAGCCCCCTGCTTTTTTATAGCCTTAATCAAAGCTGTTTCCAAACTTGTCTCTTTTGTGTTTTTATGGTTTTTGATATAAAGCACTCTTTTTTTATTTAGATCCTTAATTTTTTGTTGAATCTCTTTTCTTTCAGAAGCTTTTTTAGTGATATATTGTTTTAATTCTGCGGAAGATTTTTTTCTTAGGTTTTCTGGTAATGCTTCTGATTCAATAGTTTTTAATTCAAAAGCTTCATCTTCTGCGGCATCTACTAAGTCCCAACTTTTGTTTTTGTAGAATCCGGAGCTTTTACTGATTGTTCTGCTTACTGCATTCGCAGCACTATAAGATTGTGCATTTTTATCTTGTTGTCGTTGTAAGTGTTTTTTCTGTGCGCCTTCTGCGCCATAGTATATGTATGTTTCATTCAATTGTTGGTTAAGGCGTAGGATAATATCGTCATATGGAGTAATGATATGAACCGTTTCTCTATTGTGATTTATAGCTGTATATTCTCCGTGTGTAATATTAGCTCCATCTTTCCACATAGAATTAATCCCCTGATTATAATTACCACAAAAAATAGTATTAATTGTAATTCCTTTTTCCAAAGCATCTGTAGCGGCATCTTTATAATGTACAGGACCTTGAGTAAAAGGTTCATTTCCGGCAATAAAAATTAACTTTAAATGATCATCATTTTTTTTCCAATCCAATTGATTAATAGAAGAGGTAATAACTTTTCCACAAAACTCATTTCCTCCATTGGTAGTTAATGAAAAAAGCTCTTTAGAGATCTCGTCTAGATCGGTTGAGAATGGAAGTACTTGTCGGATATACCCTTCTTTGGATGCTAAGTTGTCGTTTCCGTATTCATATAAGGCAATTTCCAAAGCAATAGTATGATGACCACATTTAGCATAAGATAATTCGTTGACAATTTCCCAAAGCTGCGATTTTGCCTGTTCTATGAGACCGTCCATACTATTACTAGTATCTAGTAGTAAAGCCACTTGAATATTCTTGGTATTAGGGTCTGTTTTAGATGTGTGTACAACATGAGTGTTGTCAGAGAATAGTTGGTCATATGTGTTGGACTTAGCATTGCAGGAAAAAAGAAAGCTAATAAATAATATGGTGTATACTGTTTTCATAAGAATCGCTGTTTTTAATTATTAGTATAAATCTATGAGTAACTTTTTTTGATAAAAACAGCAAATGAGTATAGGTGACTTTTTAGTTAGGGAAAATATTCTTTTGTTTAGGGAGTGCATTGTTTGCTTCTTTGAAATCAATAGATATCGCTTGTCAAAGAAATAGGGGATTTTATTTTCTTGTGTAAATAGGTTAAGTTTACCTTGATATCAAATCAAAGAAGATGATGAGAACGTTTACAATACTTTTTTTATTAGTGGTTCCATTACTCACTTTTTCTCAAGAAAAAAAAATAACAATAAGGGGAACTGTTAAGGAGAAGAATACACTCAAGCCTATTCAAGGGGTTGAGGTGAAAACAATTATAGGTAGTGGTACAGAAACAAATGCTTTAGGAGATTTTAGAATACAAGCGGCTATAGGGGACGAACTTATTATCAGTCATGATAGTTTTCATACGGTACGACATGAAATAACAGATGGTCAAAAGATAGAAGTTTTGGTAGAGGAAAGTAGAGAGGGGAGAAAAAGAGAGTTTGAGAGGAAAAAACGAAGCCTGAGTTTTGAAAAAGAAATTAAGGCATCGTTACAACAGATGAAAAAAGATGCAGGAAAAAGCATAGGTCATGCAGAGAAAGCATTGGCAAGTATCGAAGCTGATGACCCTTTAGGGCATGAAAAGAAAGCTCGGTTGTATAAAATTTTAGGAGATGTGTATTTGTATTGGAAGCAAGCAGACTTAGCAGAAGCTAATTACCAGACAAGTTTGGATAATACTTATAGAGATGCTGTTAAGATTAAATTGGGAGAGGCACAATTGGCAAATAAGCAGTATGAAAAAGCGCTACTTACGTTTAATAGTCTGTTATCAACCAGAATAAAAAAAGAAGAGAAAGTAATCTTATATGAGGGAAGAGGAGATGCATATGCTGCCTTAAACAGGTATAAGGAAGCAGAAAAGAGTTACAATCAGGCATTGTCCTTAAGTCGTAGTAAAAAGAAACTAGATGAAAAAGTTATCTTATTGAATGCTAAGTTGGCAGAGATATTGCAAAAACAAGGAGAGTTATCAGCTGCTGCTGGGTATATGGATCAATCAGTGGAGTTAGCAGATCAAAAAGATAAGAAGACGGTGGCGAAACAGCGTGCTATAGCAGCAGATTTTTATAACAAGAGAAATAGCTTCGAAAAAGAGATTGAATTGCGAAAAGAAACCTTGGAAGATATAGAAGAACTGGAAGAAGCTGAACCGACAAATATGCTGGAAGATCAATCCCTATCTCCACAAGTACAGAATTATAAAATAGCCAATGCTCTTGCTTCCCAAAAAGATTATGATGTAGCAATTCCTTATCTGAAAGAAAGTATAAAAGAAGCTGCTTCTAAAAATGACTTAGTAGTGCAGAAAGATGCTACCAGAAAATTAGGGGAGGTATATAGAGAAAAAGGAGATCTAAAAAAAGCATCCGAAGCTTTTAAAGAATATGAAGTTATTATTGATAAGCTGTATATCCTAAAAGAACAGGAGATTTCTCAAGCTGCCCGGTTTAGTAGAGAATTAACTAAAAAAGCCAATCGTATTTCTACCCTGGAAAAAGACAGAGAATTAAGCGAAAGTAAATATAAACTAGCCTTAGCTGCTCAGGAATTATCAAAACAGCGTAGTCTCAGGCAGCAGATAATTATCTATTCTTTAATAGGGCTGACGGTATTGTTATTGTTTATGGGGTATTTGATGTATAGGAATATGAAGCAACAACGTTATGCGAATAATATGCTGGCATTGAAATCACTTCGGTCTCAAATGAATCCTCATTTTATTTTTAATGCATTAAACTCAGTAAACACATTTATAGCAACCAATGATGAGCGGGCGGCGAATCGTTATCTGACAGATTTCTCATTATTGATGCGATCCGTTTTAGAAAACAGTGAGATGGACTTTATTCCTTTGGAAAAAGAAATAGAGTTATTAGAGCTTTATACCCAATTAGAACATTTTAGGTTTCAGGATAAGTTTGATTATACGATTGAAGTGGATCCGTCAATAAAAGTCGGGGATTATAAAATTCCTCCAATGTTATTACAACCTTATGTAGAGAATGCGGTATGGCATGGATTGAGATATAAGCATGAGAAAGGGGTTTTGCAGATCACATTTAAAAAGCTGGATATATCGACAATTGAAATTTCAATTGCTGATGATGGAATAGGAAGAGCAAAATCTAAAGAAATAAAGACACAGCATCAAAAAAAGCAGCAATCCAAAGGAATGAGTAATATCAAACAACGTATTCAGATTCTGAATAAGATGTATAAAAATCGAGTAGGAGTAGCAGTGTCTGATCTGACTGTTGATAAGGGAGGTACTTTGGTTGTGTTGAAATTAAAAAGAGATATATGAGTTTAAAAGCAATCATTACAGATGATGAGGTAAATAGTAGAAAAATTCTTCGTAATTACCTGAATAAATATTGTAAAGGAGTAGAAATTTTAGGAGAAGCTTCCAGTGTTAAAGAAACATTAGAACTCTTGGCGGATGAAGAACCTGATATATTGTTTTTGGATGTAGAAATGCCATACGGAAATGCATTTGACCTATTAGAGCAAGTTCCTGATAGAAAATTTGAAACTGTTTTTGTTACAGCTTATGATCATTATGCTATTGAAGCATTGAATGCACAGGCTACTTATTACTTACTAAAACCAATTGCAATTGATGACTTGATTAAAGCAGTCGAACATGTACAGTTTATAAAAGAAAAAGAGCAGGTATTACAGGATACGGTACTGGTTTCTAAAATGTCGGGAGTAGAAGGGAAAATTACTATTCCGCAGCAAGATGGTTTTGAGGTATTAGATGTATCGGATATAGTGTATTGCCAGGCAGATGATAATTACACAAAGATCTTCTTAAAGCAAGGACAGAAACTAGTCAGTAAGACATTAAAGTTTTTTGAAGATTCTCTGGCACAATTTGGTTTTGCCAGAATTCATAAGAGTTACCTGGTCAATGTGAATATGGTTGTAAAATACAAAAAAGGAAAGGGAGGAAGTGTGATCTTATCTACAGGTAAGGAGTTGATGGTGTCTTCTTCCAAAAAGAAAATGTTGTTAGATTTCTTTAAATAAACTTACAGAACGAGGCTAAAAATCTAAGTAGTCTACGGTATGACGAAAAGAAACTCCTGCTAGTATGTTTTTTAAGGGAGTAATTTCCTTATTTGTATAAAAAGAATGAGTGCCTTTTGTTGTTTGTGATGTTATTAACTGGTGTTTATCAAGGATGTTTTTGGTCTGTTTGGCAACTGCTTCTCCTGAATCAATAACCACAGTTGTTTGGGGTAATAATTCGTTTAGAATTGGGAGTAAATAAGGGTAGTGAGTACATCCGAGAACCAAATGGTCGATATTTTTTTGTACTAGAGGAGTAATATAGGAATTTAGGAGACTACGCATTTCAGGACTGTCGATATCCCCGGATTCTATTAATTCTACTAAACCGGTTCCTACTACTTCAATGACATCTATTTCTTTAGCGTATAGATCCGAAGTTTCATTAAACAGCCTACTGGATAAGGTTCCCTGAGTAGCAAGAACACCTACTTTTTTTGTTCTTGTTTTTAAAGCGGCAGTTTTGATAGCTGGTTCGATACCAATAAATGGAATATCATAAGAATTTCTCAAAACGTCAATAGCATTAGTAGTGGCGGTATTACAGGCTACAATAATTACCTTTGCATTAAGGTTGAGTAGTTTTTCAGTGTTTTTGATGCTGAGAGAA contains:
- a CDS encoding VWA domain-containing protein, which gives rise to MKTVYTILFISFLFSCNAKSNTYDQLFSDNTHVVHTSKTDPNTKNIQVALLLDTSNSMDGLIEQAKSQLWEIVNELSYAKCGHHTIALEIALYEYGNDNLASKEGYIRQVLPFSTDLDEISKELFSLTTNGGNEFCGKVITSSINQLDWKKNDDHLKLIFIAGNEPFTQGPVHYKDAATDALEKGITINTIFCGNYNQGINSMWKDGANITHGEYTAINHNRETVHIITPYDDIILRLNQQLNETYIYYGAEGAQKKHLQRQQDKNAQSYSAANAVSRTISKSSGFYKNKSWDLVDAAEDEAFELKTIESEALPENLRKKSSAELKQYITKKASERKEIQQKIKDLNKKRVLYIKNHKNTKETSLETALIKAIKKQGAKKSFTW
- a CDS encoding histidine kinase, which encodes MMRTFTILFLLVVPLLTFSQEKKITIRGTVKEKNTLKPIQGVEVKTIIGSGTETNALGDFRIQAAIGDELIISHDSFHTVRHEITDGQKIEVLVEESREGRKREFERKKRSLSFEKEIKASLQQMKKDAGKSIGHAEKALASIEADDPLGHEKKARLYKILGDVYLYWKQADLAEANYQTSLDNTYRDAVKIKLGEAQLANKQYEKALLTFNSLLSTRIKKEEKVILYEGRGDAYAALNRYKEAEKSYNQALSLSRSKKKLDEKVILLNAKLAEILQKQGELSAAAGYMDQSVELADQKDKKTVAKQRAIAADFYNKRNSFEKEIELRKETLEDIEELEEAEPTNMLEDQSLSPQVQNYKIANALASQKDYDVAIPYLKESIKEAASKNDLVVQKDATRKLGEVYREKGDLKKASEAFKEYEVIIDKLYILKEQEISQAARFSRELTKKANRISTLEKDRELSESKYKLALAAQELSKQRSLRQQIIIYSLIGLTVLLLFMGYLMYRNMKQQRYANNMLALKSLRSQMNPHFIFNALNSVNTFIATNDERAANRYLTDFSLLMRSVLENSEMDFIPLEKEIELLELYTQLEHFRFQDKFDYTIEVDPSIKVGDYKIPPMLLQPYVENAVWHGLRYKHEKGVLQITFKKLDISTIEISIADDGIGRAKSKEIKTQHQKKQQSKGMSNIKQRIQILNKMYKNRVGVAVSDLTVDKGGTLVVLKLKRDI
- a CDS encoding LytTR family DNA-binding domain-containing protein; amino-acid sequence: MSLKAIITDDEVNSRKILRNYLNKYCKGVEILGEASSVKETLELLADEEPDILFLDVEMPYGNAFDLLEQVPDRKFETVFVTAYDHYAIEALNAQATYYLLKPIAIDDLIKAVEHVQFIKEKEQVLQDTVLVSKMSGVEGKITIPQQDGFEVLDVSDIVYCQADDNYTKIFLKQGQKLVSKTLKFFEDSLAQFGFARIHKSYLVNVNMVVKYKKGKGGSVILSTGKELMVSSSKKKMLLDFFK
- the murI gene encoding glutamate racemase, translating into MNNGVIGIFDSGLGGTSIWKEVASVLPNENTIYLADSKHAPYGKRSKEEIISLSIKNTEKLLNLNAKVIIVACNTATTNAIDVLRNSYDIPFIGIEPAIKTAALKTRTKKVGVLATQGTLSSRLFNETSDLYAKEIDVIEVVGTGLVELIESGDIDSPEMRSLLNSYITPLVQKNIDHLVLGCTHYPYLLPILNELLPQTTVVIDSGEAVAKQTKNILDKHQLITSQTTKGTHSFYTNKEITPLKNILAGVSFRHTVDYLDF